A stretch of Bradyrhizobium sp. CCBAU 53338 DNA encodes these proteins:
- a CDS encoding carbon-phosphorus lyase complex subunit PhnI, with product MYVAVKGGERAIENAHRLLANARRGDQAVAEVSLDQISEQLGLAVDRVMSEGSLYDRELAALAIKQARGDLIEAIFLVRAFRATLPRFGASEPVNTGAMRVQRRVSATFKDIPGGQILGPTFDYTHRLLDPSLSEGFVPETPATSEASTAATPRVTDILGRDGLIEPSPQAEEGASVGDLTREPLNFPADRDLRLQNLARGDEGFLLAMGYSTQRGYGRNHPFVGEIRFGEVEVEFAAEDVGFAVPLGAIELTECQMVNQFKGSATEAPCFTRGYGLAFGQSERKAMSMALVDRALRARELGEEALAPAQDEEFVLSHSDNVQATGFVEHLKLPHYVDFQSELGLLRKLRKEFAEASPEANATDAMKEAAE from the coding sequence ATGTATGTCGCAGTCAAAGGCGGCGAACGCGCCATCGAGAACGCCCATCGTCTGCTCGCCAATGCGCGCCGTGGCGATCAAGCCGTTGCGGAAGTCTCCCTCGACCAGATCTCGGAGCAGCTCGGGCTCGCCGTCGACCGGGTCATGAGCGAAGGCTCGCTCTATGACCGCGAACTCGCGGCGCTCGCGATCAAGCAGGCGCGCGGCGATCTGATCGAGGCGATCTTCCTGGTCCGCGCCTTCCGCGCCACCCTGCCGCGCTTCGGCGCCAGCGAGCCCGTCAACACCGGTGCGATGCGCGTGCAACGGCGGGTGTCCGCGACCTTCAAGGACATTCCGGGTGGCCAGATCCTCGGGCCGACCTTCGACTACACGCACCGCCTGCTGGATCCGTCGCTTAGCGAAGGCTTTGTGCCGGAAACGCCGGCGACGTCAGAGGCGTCAACCGCGGCGACGCCGCGCGTGACCGACATTCTGGGCCGCGACGGGCTGATCGAACCCTCGCCGCAGGCCGAGGAGGGCGCCAGCGTCGGCGATCTCACCCGCGAGCCGCTGAATTTCCCGGCCGACCGCGATCTGCGCCTGCAAAATCTCGCACGCGGCGACGAGGGCTTCCTGCTGGCAATGGGCTATTCCACCCAGCGCGGCTATGGCCGCAATCACCCCTTCGTCGGCGAGATACGCTTTGGCGAGGTCGAGGTCGAATTCGCTGCCGAAGACGTCGGCTTTGCCGTGCCGCTCGGCGCGATCGAGCTCACTGAGTGCCAGATGGTCAACCAGTTCAAGGGCTCCGCAACGGAGGCTCCATGCTTCACCCGCGGCTATGGCCTCGCCTTCGGCCAGAGCGAGCGCAAGGCCATGTCGATGGCGCTGGTCGACCGGGCGCTGCGTGCCCGCGAGCTTGGAGAAGAGGCCTTGGCCCCGGCGCAAGATGAAGAGTTCGTATTGTCGCATTCGGACAATGTCCAGGCGACCGGCTTCGTCGAGCATCTGAAGCTGCCGCATTATGTCGACTTCCAGTCCGAGCTCGGTCTGCTCCGCAAGCTCCGCAAGGAATTTGCCGAAGCCTCTCCTGAAGCCAATGCGACCGACGCCATGAAGGAGGCCGCGGAATGA
- a CDS encoding alpha-D-ribose 1-methylphosphonate 5-phosphate C-P-lyase PhnJ, translated as MNAPAYNFAYLDEQTKRMIRRAILKAIAIPGYQVPFASREMPMPYGWGTGGVQVTAAILGPQDVLKVIDQGSDDTTNAISIRKFFAKTAGVATTTSTDEATVIQTRHRIPETSLHANQVLVYQVPIPEPLRFLEPRETETRRMHALAEYGLMHVKLYEDIARFGHIATAYAYPVKVNARYVMDPSPTPKFDNLKMDNSPALQLFGAGREKRIYAIPPYTKVLSLDFEDHPFEPYRFNAPCALCGAENSYLDEIVTDDKGSRMFVCSDTDYCEGRQADGHHGALSAAPYKDKAQGEANG; from the coding sequence ATGAACGCGCCCGCCTACAATTTCGCCTATCTGGACGAACAGACCAAGCGGATGATCCGCCGCGCGATCCTGAAGGCGATCGCGATCCCCGGCTATCAGGTGCCGTTCGCCAGCCGCGAAATGCCGATGCCCTATGGCTGGGGCACCGGCGGCGTGCAGGTAACGGCCGCGATCCTCGGACCGCAGGACGTGCTGAAGGTGATCGACCAGGGTTCGGACGACACCACCAACGCGATCTCGATCCGCAAATTCTTCGCCAAGACCGCCGGTGTCGCCACCACGACCTCGACCGACGAGGCGACCGTCATCCAGACCCGCCACCGCATCCCCGAGACGTCGCTGCACGCGAACCAGGTGCTGGTCTATCAGGTGCCGATCCCCGAGCCGCTACGCTTCCTCGAACCGCGCGAGACCGAGACGCGGCGCATGCATGCGCTCGCCGAATACGGCCTGATGCACGTGAAGCTGTACGAGGACATCGCCCGCTTCGGCCACATCGCGACCGCCTACGCCTATCCGGTGAAGGTGAACGCGCGCTACGTGATGGATCCGTCGCCGACGCCGAAATTCGACAACCTCAAGATGGACAATTCCCCGGCGCTGCAATTGTTCGGCGCCGGTCGCGAGAAGCGCATCTATGCGATCCCCCCCTATACCAAGGTGTTGTCGCTCGATTTCGAGGATCACCCGTTCGAGCCGTATCGTTTCAACGCGCCATGCGCGCTGTGCGGCGCCGAAAATTCCTACCTCGACGAGATCGTCACCGACGACAAGGGCAGCCGCATGTTCGTCTGCTCCGACACCGATTATTGCGAAGGCCGTCAGGCCGACGGTCATCATGGTGCCCTGAGTGCTGCGCCCTACAAGGACAAGGCGCAGGGAGAAGCAAATGGCTGA
- the phnK gene encoding phosphonate C-P lyase system protein PhnK, which yields MADLLETDQPLLIAETLSKSYGRIAACRDVSFSLYPGEVLAIVGESGSGKSTLLQLLSGQLAASGGHVRYRMRDGVTRDLAALGEAERRLLFRTDWGFVHQDPAQGLRMAVSAGANVGERLMAVGWNHYGRIRESASDWLTRVEIDVARIDDAPRTYSGGMRQRLQIARNLVTGPRLVFMDEPTGGLDVSVQARLLDLLRNLVAELHLAVVIVTHDLAVARLLSHRVMVMKGGRVIEAGLTDQVLDDPREPYTQLLVSSILPP from the coding sequence ATGGCTGATCTTCTGGAAACCGATCAGCCGCTGCTGATCGCTGAGACCCTCAGCAAGTCCTACGGCCGTATCGCTGCCTGCCGTGACGTGTCGTTCTCGCTCTATCCAGGCGAGGTGCTGGCGATCGTCGGCGAATCCGGCTCCGGCAAGTCGACGCTGCTGCAGCTGCTGTCGGGCCAGCTCGCCGCGAGCGGCGGACACGTGCGTTACCGGATGCGCGACGGCGTCACTCGCGATCTTGCCGCACTCGGCGAAGCCGAGCGGCGCCTGTTGTTCCGCACCGATTGGGGTTTTGTGCATCAGGACCCGGCGCAGGGACTGCGCATGGCGGTTTCGGCCGGTGCCAATGTCGGCGAGCGGCTGATGGCTGTGGGCTGGAATCACTACGGTCGCATTCGCGAGAGCGCCTCCGACTGGCTGACCCGTGTCGAGATCGACGTCGCGCGCATCGACGATGCGCCGCGGACCTATTCGGGCGGCATGCGCCAGCGCCTCCAGATCGCGCGCAACCTCGTCACTGGACCTCGACTGGTGTTCATGGACGAGCCGACCGGCGGGCTTGATGTTTCGGTCCAGGCCCGTCTGCTCGATCTCCTGCGCAATCTCGTCGCCGAACTGCATCTCGCCGTCGTCATCGTCACCCACGATCTCGCGGTTGCACGCCTCTTGTCGCATCGCGTGATGGTGATGAAGGGCGGTCGCGTCATCGAGGCGGGTCTCACCGACCAGGTGCTGGACGATCCGCGTGAGCCCTATACCCAGCTCCTCGTCTCCTCGATTCTGCCGCCATGA
- the phnL gene encoding phosphonate C-P lyase system protein PhnL: MTAMIDIADANKTFTMHLQGGIELPVVRGVTFQVQPGECVVLSGPSGAGKSSILKMIFGNYRCDSGRIGIRHRGVLIDLAAAEPRQVLNVRRATIGYVSQFLRAVPRVATIDVVAEPLIAGGLSRADAQARAGELLHRLNIPDRLWQLPPATFSGGEQQRVNIARGFISDLPILLLDEPTASLDAANRAVVVELVAEKKRQGVAMVAIVHDDEIRHLIADRIVDVTSFAAAA, from the coding sequence ATGACCGCCATGATCGACATCGCCGACGCCAACAAGACCTTCACGATGCACCTGCAGGGCGGCATCGAGCTGCCGGTGGTGCGCGGCGTGACCTTTCAGGTTCAGCCGGGCGAGTGTGTCGTGCTCTCGGGGCCATCGGGCGCTGGCAAGTCGTCGATCCTGAAGATGATCTTCGGCAACTACCGCTGCGATTCCGGCCGGATCGGGATCCGCCATCGCGGCGTGCTGATCGATCTCGCCGCCGCCGAGCCGCGGCAGGTCCTCAACGTCCGCCGTGCGACCATCGGCTATGTCAGCCAATTTCTGCGGGCGGTGCCGCGGGTTGCGACCATCGACGTCGTTGCCGAGCCGCTGATCGCTGGCGGCCTCAGCCGGGCTGACGCGCAGGCGCGTGCCGGCGAGCTGTTGCATCGCCTCAACATCCCCGATCGGCTCTGGCAGCTTCCGCCTGCGACGTTCTCCGGCGGCGAGCAGCAGCGGGTCAACATTGCGCGCGGCTTCATCTCGGACCTCCCGATCCTGCTGCTGGACGAGCCGACCGCCTCGCTCGATGCCGCCAACCGCGCCGTCGTGGTCGAGCTGGTCGCCGAGAAGAAGCGCCAGGGCGTTGCCATGGTCGCGATTGTGCATGACGACGAAATCCGCCATTTGATTGCCGACCGCATCGTCGACGTCACCAGCTTCGCCGCCGCGGCCTGA
- a CDS encoding alpha-D-ribose 1-methylphosphonate 5-triphosphate diphosphatase has protein sequence MNAKPKITVIANARLVLADRVIEQGWLALADGRITEIGEGRAPAGAEDAGGDLIMPGLIELHTDHLEAHYVPRPKVFWNPVAAVISYDGQLATSGITTVFDSLRVWREDGAEEVDGRAGVLAAAITTARDSNLLRADHFLHLRCEIPMPSVVEEAKELIDRPDVKLMSLMDHTPGQRQFRDEVKLRDYYRGKGGGKTDAELDELFAKRFEYQKAYAATNMREIVSLAHQYGIPLASHDDTTEENVADAVRDGVAVAEFPTTIEAARGLHQAGIDILMGAPNVVRGGSHSGNIAAVDLAREGLLDILSSDYIPSSLLMGALQLPEHAPAISLPAAVRTVTKAPADAVGLTDRGEIAIGKRADLIRVHVAGSVPVVRSVWREGGRVA, from the coding sequence ATGAACGCCAAGCCGAAGATAACAGTGATCGCCAACGCCAGGCTCGTGCTGGCCGACCGGGTGATCGAACAGGGCTGGCTGGCTCTCGCGGACGGACGCATTACCGAGATCGGCGAGGGCAGGGCGCCCGCCGGCGCGGAGGATGCCGGCGGCGATCTGATCATGCCCGGCCTGATCGAGCTCCACACTGACCACCTCGAAGCGCATTACGTGCCGCGCCCAAAGGTGTTCTGGAATCCGGTCGCGGCTGTCATCTCCTATGACGGCCAGCTTGCGACCTCAGGCATCACCACCGTGTTCGATTCGCTCCGGGTCTGGCGCGAGGACGGCGCCGAGGAGGTCGATGGCCGCGCCGGCGTGCTTGCCGCGGCGATCACCACCGCACGTGACTCGAATCTGCTGCGCGCCGACCACTTCTTGCACCTGCGCTGCGAAATCCCGATGCCGAGCGTGGTCGAAGAGGCCAAGGAGCTGATCGACCGCCCCGACGTCAAGCTGATGTCGCTGATGGACCACACCCCCGGTCAGCGCCAGTTCCGCGACGAAGTGAAGCTGCGCGACTACTACCGCGGCAAGGGCGGCGGCAAGACCGACGCCGAACTCGACGAGCTGTTCGCGAAGCGCTTCGAGTATCAGAAGGCCTATGCCGCGACCAACATGCGCGAGATCGTTTCGCTGGCGCATCAGTACGGGATTCCGCTGGCAAGCCATGACGACACCACGGAAGAGAACGTCGCTGATGCCGTGCGTGATGGCGTTGCAGTGGCGGAATTTCCGACCACGATCGAGGCCGCGCGCGGCCTGCACCAGGCCGGCATCGACATCCTGATGGGTGCGCCCAACGTCGTGCGCGGCGGCTCGCATTCCGGCAACATCGCCGCGGTCGATCTCGCCCGCGAAGGCCTGCTCGACATCCTGTCGTCTGACTACATCCCGTCCAGCCTGCTGATGGGCGCGCTGCAATTGCCTGAGCACGCACCGGCGATCAGCCTGCCGGCGGCCGTTCGCACCGTGACGAAGGCGCCGGCCGATGCGGTCGGCCTCACCGACCGCGGCGAGATCGCAATCGGCAAGCGCGCCGATCTGATCCGCGTCCACGTCGCCGGCAGCGTCCCGGTGGTGCGCAGCGTCTGGCGCGAAGGGGGCCGCGTCGCATGA
- the phnN gene encoding phosphonate metabolism protein/1,5-bisphosphokinase (PRPP-forming) PhnN, giving the protein MSETAAPAKDAAGAIGPGRLVLVVGPSGAGKDTLLRLARAACSDDHDVVFPRRVVTRAASADEDNIAVSPDEFARAREHGDFAVHWDAHGHSYALPLEINDDIRAGRAVVVNVSRTVIAALRERYANVVVVAITAPPDVLAQRLAARARHSDGNIADRLARSVDDASAIADVTILNAGSADYHSRHLLRVIKNECWHEERPVQ; this is encoded by the coding sequence ATGAGCGAGACGGCCGCGCCAGCGAAAGATGCGGCGGGCGCGATTGGGCCCGGGCGGCTCGTGCTCGTGGTCGGTCCCAGCGGCGCCGGCAAGGACACGCTGCTGCGGCTGGCGCGGGCGGCCTGCTCCGACGACCACGACGTCGTCTTTCCGCGCCGCGTCGTGACGCGCGCGGCCTCCGCCGACGAGGACAATATTGCGGTCAGCCCGGATGAGTTCGCCCGCGCGCGCGAACACGGCGATTTCGCCGTTCATTGGGACGCGCATGGGCATTCCTATGCCCTGCCGCTGGAGATCAACGACGACATCCGCGCCGGGCGCGCCGTCGTCGTCAATGTCTCGCGCACCGTGATCGCCGCGCTGCGCGAAAGATATGCCAACGTCGTCGTGGTCGCGATCACGGCGCCGCCGGACGTGTTGGCGCAGCGGCTCGCGGCACGCGCGCGTCACAGCGACGGCAATATCGCCGACCGGCTCGCGCGCAGCGTCGATGACGCATCGGCCATTGCCGATGTCACCATCCTCAATGCGGGGAGCGCCGACTACCATAGCCGCCATCTTCTGCGCGTGATCAAAAATGAATGCTGGCACGAGGAGCGGCCAGTACAATAA
- a CDS encoding pyridoxamine 5'-phosphate oxidase family protein, with translation MSVIETVEQLEAIYGATNDASTVKVADHVTPLYRIFIEKAPFAALATIGPEGIDCSPRGDLPGFVRIHDPKTLMLPDRRGNNRVDSLRNIVRDPRVSLMFLIPGSGNAVRANGRAHLSVDPDLLASFKVEGKAPRSVMVMNVDEIYFQCARAIVRSDLWNPDKRIDSKTLPTPGQILAEMSQNKVGGAEYDRIWPERAAATMW, from the coding sequence ATGTCGGTGATTGAGACGGTCGAGCAGCTCGAAGCCATCTACGGCGCCACCAATGACGCCTCGACCGTGAAAGTCGCCGACCACGTCACGCCACTCTATCGCATCTTCATCGAGAAGGCGCCGTTTGCGGCGCTCGCCACCATCGGACCCGAGGGCATCGACTGCTCGCCGCGCGGCGATCTGCCCGGCTTCGTGCGCATCCACGATCCCAAGACGCTCATGCTGCCGGATCGACGCGGCAACAACCGGGTCGATTCCCTGCGCAACATCGTGCGCGACCCCAGGGTGTCGCTGATGTTCCTGATCCCGGGCTCCGGAAACGCCGTTCGCGCCAATGGCCGCGCGCATCTTTCCGTCGATCCCGACCTGCTGGCGTCGTTCAAGGTCGAAGGCAAGGCCCCGCGCAGTGTCATGGTGATGAACGTCGACGAGATCTACTTCCAGTGCGCCCGCGCCATCGTCCGCTCCGACCTCTGGAATCCCGACAAGCGCATCGACTCGAAGACGCTGCCGACACCCGGCCAGATCCTGGCGGAGATGAGCCAGAACAAGGTCGGCGGCGCGGAGTATGATCGGATCTGGCCAGAGCGCGCGGCGGCGACGATGTGGTGA
- a CDS encoding alpha/beta fold hydrolase, which yields MKLSVNGTDVFVATGGRELDKSLPTVVFIHGAGFDHSTWALHTRWFAHHGFGVLAPDLPGHGRSAGPSLGSIADLADWTAALLDAAGSAKAHLIGHSMGSLISLETAARHPDKVSALSLIGTAATMTVGPDLLKAAEANSQDANDMVSIWGLGFNAELGGSLAPGLWMHGGAQAVLKACEPGVLFRDLSACNAYANALTAAATVKVPTTLILGERDMMTPAKAGKALAAAIPHARTVVVPGAGHMVMAERPDELLAALRG from the coding sequence ATGAAGCTTTCCGTCAACGGCACCGATGTGTTTGTCGCAACCGGCGGCCGCGAGTTAGACAAATCCCTGCCCACCGTCGTCTTCATCCACGGCGCCGGCTTCGATCATTCGACCTGGGCGCTGCATACGCGCTGGTTCGCCCACCACGGCTTTGGCGTGCTGGCGCCCGACCTGCCCGGTCACGGCCGCTCGGCCGGGCCGTCACTGGGAAGCATCGCCGACTTGGCCGACTGGACGGCGGCATTGCTCGATGCTGCCGGCAGTGCCAAGGCGCACCTGATCGGCCATTCCATGGGATCGCTGATCTCGCTGGAGACCGCTGCACGTCACCCCGACAAGGTCTCGGCGCTGAGCCTGATCGGCACCGCCGCGACCATGACGGTCGGCCCCGATCTGCTCAAGGCCGCCGAGGCCAACTCGCAGGACGCCAACGACATGGTCTCGATCTGGGGTCTCGGCTTCAACGCCGAGCTCGGCGGCAGCCTTGCGCCGGGGCTGTGGATGCACGGTGGCGCGCAGGCGGTGCTGAAAGCTTGCGAGCCGGGCGTGCTGTTCAGGGATCTGTCGGCCTGCAACGCCTACGCGAACGCGCTGACGGCAGCCGCGACCGTGAAGGTGCCGACGACCCTCATCCTTGGCGAACGGGACATGATGACACCGGCGAAGGCGGGCAAGGCGCTTGCGGCGGCGATCCCGCATGCCAGGACCGTCGTGGTGCCGGGCGCGGGCCACATGGTCATGGCCGAGCGCCCGGACGAATTGCTGGCAGCGCTACGCGGTTAG
- a CDS encoding O-acetylhomoserine aminocarboxypropyltransferase, whose translation MPAPKPPAFETLSLHAGQHPDPVTGARAVPIYQTTSYVFQDSDHAAALFNLERAGHIYTRISNPTTGVLEERLAALEGGVGAICTASGMAALHLAIATLLNAGDHIVASSSLYGGTINLLAHTLPRFGITTTFVKPRDHDAFRKAIRPNTKLVIGETIGNPGLEVLDIPKVAQIAHDARIPLLIDNTFATPYLSRPIELGADIVMHSATKWIGGHGIAIGGALVDGGRFDWRASGKFGVLTEPYGGYHGIVFDEQFGTAAFIMRARTEGLRDFGACLSPTNAFQLLQGVETLGVRMDRHMQNTHLVLEALKTNKAVDWVLHPSLENHPDHQLAKTLLPRGAGSIVSFGIKGGRPAGRKFIESLRMISHLANVGDAKTLVIHPASTTHQQMDAEQLKAAGIGEELVRLSVGIETASDIIDDLAQALRISQKV comes from the coding sequence ATGCCCGCGCCAAAACCGCCCGCCTTCGAGACCCTGAGCCTGCATGCGGGCCAGCATCCGGATCCCGTGACCGGTGCCCGGGCGGTGCCGATCTACCAGACCACGTCCTACGTGTTCCAGGATTCCGATCACGCCGCCGCGCTGTTCAATCTGGAGCGCGCCGGCCACATCTATACGCGCATCTCCAACCCGACTACGGGCGTGCTGGAAGAGCGGCTTGCGGCGCTCGAGGGCGGCGTCGGAGCGATCTGCACCGCAAGCGGCATGGCCGCGCTGCATCTCGCCATTGCGACGCTGCTCAATGCCGGCGACCACATCGTGGCGTCGAGTTCGCTCTATGGCGGCACCATCAATCTGCTGGCGCACACGCTGCCGCGCTTCGGCATCACCACGACCTTCGTGAAGCCGCGCGATCACGATGCCTTCCGGAAAGCGATCAGGCCGAACACAAAACTGGTGATCGGCGAGACCATCGGCAATCCCGGCCTCGAAGTCCTGGACATCCCGAAGGTCGCACAGATCGCGCATGACGCAAGGATTCCCCTGCTGATCGACAATACGTTTGCCACGCCCTATCTCAGCCGGCCGATCGAGCTTGGCGCCGACATCGTGATGCATTCGGCGACGAAGTGGATCGGCGGCCACGGCATCGCGATCGGCGGCGCCCTCGTCGACGGCGGCCGCTTCGACTGGCGCGCATCAGGCAAATTCGGCGTGCTGACCGAGCCCTATGGCGGCTATCACGGCATCGTCTTCGACGAACAGTTCGGCACGGCGGCCTTCATCATGCGTGCCCGCACGGAAGGTTTGCGCGATTTCGGCGCCTGCCTGTCGCCGACCAACGCGTTCCAGCTCCTGCAGGGCGTCGAGACGCTCGGCGTGCGCATGGACCGGCATATGCAGAACACGCATCTGGTGCTGGAAGCGCTGAAGACCAACAAGGCCGTCGACTGGGTGCTGCATCCCTCGCTGGAGAACCATCCCGATCATCAGCTTGCGAAGACGCTGCTGCCGCGCGGTGCCGGCTCGATCGTCTCCTTCGGCATCAAGGGCGGACGGCCCGCCGGGCGCAAGTTCATCGAGTCGCTGCGCATGATCAGCCATCTCGCCAATGTCGGCGACGCCAAGACGCTGGTGATCCACCCGGCCTCGACCACGCATCAGCAGATGGACGCCGAGCAGCTGAAGGCCGCCGGCATCGGCGAGGAGCTGGTGCGGCTCTCGGTCGGCATCGAGACGGCCAGCGACATCATCGACGATCTCGCGCAGGCGCTGCGCATCTCGCAGAAGGTTTGA
- a CDS encoding LLM class flavin-dependent oxidoreductase → MIPFSVLDLAPIKQGADASQAFRNSLDLARHAEAWGFKRFWLAEHHNMTGIASAATSVVIGHVAGGTRTIRVGSGGVMLPNHSPLVIAEQFGTLEALYPGRIDLGLGRAPGTDQLTARAMRRDLATAAENFPHDVLELQALLGDVKPNQAIRAVPGMGTKVPLWILGSSMFGAQLAAMLGLPFAFASHFAPQMMMPALREYRARFEPSAQLDKPYAMIGVNVFAADSDVEALRLFTSLQQQFINLRRGTPGQLPPPVDDMDALWSPAEKAGVAQSLACSAVGSPAVIEEKLRALIADTAADELMTTGQIYDHAARLRSFEIAADVRDRLAGRTGL, encoded by the coding sequence ATGATCCCGTTTTCCGTGCTCGACCTCGCGCCCATCAAGCAGGGAGCCGATGCGTCGCAGGCGTTCCGCAATTCGCTCGATCTCGCCCGGCACGCGGAGGCGTGGGGCTTCAAGCGGTTCTGGCTGGCCGAGCATCACAACATGACGGGGATCGCGAGCGCGGCGACGTCGGTGGTGATCGGGCATGTCGCGGGCGGGACCAGGACGATCCGCGTCGGCTCCGGCGGGGTGATGCTGCCGAACCATTCGCCGCTCGTGATCGCCGAGCAGTTCGGCACGCTGGAGGCGCTCTATCCCGGCCGGATCGATCTCGGCCTCGGCCGCGCCCCCGGCACCGACCAGCTCACCGCGCGGGCCATGCGGCGCGACCTTGCCACGGCCGCCGAAAACTTTCCGCATGACGTTCTGGAACTGCAGGCGCTGCTCGGCGACGTCAAACCGAACCAGGCCATCCGCGCCGTACCCGGCATGGGCACGAAGGTGCCGCTGTGGATTCTCGGCTCGAGCATGTTCGGCGCTCAGCTCGCGGCCATGCTGGGGCTGCCCTTCGCCTTCGCCTCGCATTTCGCGCCGCAGATGATGATGCCGGCGCTGCGCGAATATCGCGCGCGGTTCGAGCCCTCGGCGCAGCTCGACAAGCCCTATGCGATGATTGGCGTCAACGTGTTCGCCGCCGACAGCGACGTCGAGGCGCTGCGCTTGTTCACCTCGCTGCAGCAGCAGTTCATCAATCTGCGCCGCGGCACGCCCGGCCAGCTGCCGCCGCCGGTCGACGACATGGACGCGCTGTGGTCGCCGGCCGAGAAGGCCGGTGTCGCGCAATCGCTCGCCTGCTCCGCCGTCGGCAGCCCTGCCGTGATCGAGGAGAAGCTGAGGGCGCTGATCGCCGACACCGCGGCGGACGAGTTGATGACGACAGGGCAGATCTACGATCACGCCGCGCGGCTGCGCTCGTTCGAGATCGCCGCCGACGTGCGGGACCGGCTGGCGGGACGGACGGGGTTGTAA
- a CDS encoding Twin-arginine translocation pathway signal — MTPVVLNRRNLLVAGGSVFASGVLATGASGFLLPARAEGLAPTESMTGGANNYRKGAPIVERIGKGGFWMSGTVRRVGDGAPLAGQRIQIWAHTVEGQEHEPQSHGATLTDRDGAFRLEMPQIIPIFGQPHGHLAYDSGEFKTVFLRPIMRSPKETSLEAHFVLQPA; from the coding sequence ATGACCCCTGTCGTACTCAACCGCCGCAACCTCCTCGTTGCCGGCGGCTCCGTTTTTGCATCGGGCGTCCTGGCGACGGGAGCTTCCGGATTTCTGCTGCCGGCGCGCGCGGAAGGCCTCGCGCCGACTGAATCGATGACCGGCGGCGCCAACAACTACCGCAAGGGCGCACCGATCGTGGAGCGGATCGGCAAGGGCGGCTTCTGGATGAGCGGCACCGTTCGCCGCGTCGGCGACGGGGCCCCGCTGGCCGGGCAGCGCATCCAGATCTGGGCGCACACGGTCGAAGGGCAGGAGCACGAGCCGCAGAGCCATGGGGCAACGCTCACCGACAGGGACGGCGCGTTCCGGCTCGAGATGCCGCAGATCATTCCCATCTTCGGCCAGCCGCATGGTCACCTCGCTTATGACAGCGGGGAATTCAAGACAGTCTTTCTGCGGCCGATCATGCGCAGCCCGAAAGAAACCAGCCTCGAGGCGCACTTCGTGCTTCAGCCGGCCTGA
- a CDS encoding ferric reductase-like transmembrane domain-containing protein: MKGQVIGHAQGWRSLIWVALAAAIGAPIALAATSEQLAWRGPVYVLAGFAGIIALALVLVQPLLIGGYLPGLSAYRARRAHHWIGGALALAVVIHVAGLWFTSPPDMIDALTFSSPTPFSPFGVIAMWAIFAVALLAALRRRLRLRTWRIVHVPLAIVIVACSVVHCLLIEGTMETISKAALCVLVLAATIKVMTDLWRKRMVRNENVARPIPGQ; this comes from the coding sequence GTGAAAGGCCAGGTGATAGGCCACGCGCAAGGGTGGAGATCCCTGATCTGGGTCGCCCTCGCTGCGGCCATTGGCGCACCGATCGCGCTCGCAGCGACAAGCGAGCAGCTCGCATGGCGCGGTCCGGTCTACGTCCTCGCCGGTTTCGCGGGGATCATTGCCCTCGCTCTGGTGCTGGTTCAGCCGCTGCTGATCGGCGGATATCTGCCGGGACTATCGGCCTATCGCGCGCGGCGGGCCCATCACTGGATCGGCGGCGCGCTGGCGCTGGCCGTTGTGATCCATGTCGCCGGTCTCTGGTTCACCAGCCCGCCCGACATGATCGACGCGCTGACCTTCTCCTCGCCGACACCGTTCTCCCCCTTTGGCGTGATCGCGATGTGGGCCATCTTCGCCGTCGCGCTTCTGGCCGCGCTGCGCCGGCGGCTGCGACTGCGCACGTGGCGCATCGTCCATGTCCCCCTTGCGATCGTCATCGTCGCCTGCAGCGTGGTTCATTGCCTGCTGATCGAGGGGACGATGGAGACGATTTCGAAAGCGGCGCTGTGCGTGCTCGTGCTTGCGGCAACGATCAAGGTAATGACCGATCTCTGGCGCAAGCGGATGGTTCGGAACGAAAATGTTGCGCGGCCGATTCCAGGTCAATGA